One window from the genome of Pyxicephalus adspersus chromosome 6, UCB_Pads_2.0, whole genome shotgun sequence encodes:
- the SNAI1 gene encoding zinc finger protein SNAI1: MPRSFLVKKHFCASKKPNYSELESQTVYISPFLYDKYSLPVIPHPEILPTGAYYPPLVWDTTVITTFFTKDPDYSKSPISPSTDADDCKPLDLTSFSSEDDEGKTSDPPSPASSATEAEKFQCNQCTKSYSTFAGLSKHKQLHCDSQTRKSFSCKYCDKEYVSLGALKMHIRSHTLPCVCKICGKAFSRPWLLQGHIRTHTGEKPFSCTHCNRAFADRSNLRAHLQTHSDVKKYQCKTCSRTFSRMSLLHKHEETGCTGNH, from the exons ATGCCACGATCATTCCTTGTTAAGAAGCACTTCTGTGCCTCCAAGAAACCCAACTACAGTGAGCTGGAGAGCCAGACAG TGTATATCTCACCATTTCTCTATGATAAATACTCCTTACCTGTCATACCCCATCCGGAGATCTTGCCCACCGGAGCTTACTACCCACCTTTAGTCTGGGACACCACCGTAATTACGACTTTCTTCACCAAAGACCCCGACTACAGCAAGTCGCCCATCTCCCCATCCACTGATGCTGATGACTGCAAGCCCCTGGACCTCACGTCTTTCTCCAGCGAGGATGATGAGGGCAAGACTTCCGATCCTCCCAGCCCAGCGTCCTCGGCCACAGAAGCTGAAAAGTTCCAATGCAACCAATGCACCAAGTCTTACTCTACTTTTGCTGGACTGTCCAAACATAAGCAACTGCACTGTGACTCACAAACTAGAAAATCCTTCAGCTGCAAATACTGTGACAAGGAATATGTCAGCCTTGGGGCCCTGAAGATGCATATCAGGAGTCACACTCTTCCATGTGTCTGCAAAATCTGCGGCAAAGCCTTCTCCAGACCATGGCTTCTACAGGGACATATCAGAACTCACACCG GTGAAAAACCATTTTCCTGTACGCATTGCAACCGGGCCTTCGCAGACCGCTCAAACCTCCGAGCCCACTTGCAGACACACTCAGATGTCAAGAAGTATCAGTGCAAAACTTGCTCTAGGACTTTTTCCAGAATGTCACTCCTCCACAAACATGAGGAAACGGGGTGTACGGGGAACCACTAA